A genome region from Mercenaria mercenaria strain notata chromosome 11, MADL_Memer_1, whole genome shotgun sequence includes the following:
- the LOC123532565 gene encoding uncharacterized protein LOC123532565, translated as MMEEKSKVHTETGNNAFTVVRAGTFFGSKILYILLITLHVVWFGVGVAKLVIGPMYINDCDLEKMIPIWVIVDAFTPILLVVGFIPFYKDSNSDAMKKFGAACLVIGTIFSIGWTICGAVVIYPNWNDGGDCDTRVATFAFASMCINWSIIGMWSQLVGRLLFYTFSRSGRKTSDESQR; from the exons ATGATGGAGGAAAAATCAAAAGTGCACACTGAAACAGGAAACAACGCTTTTACAGTTGTAAGAGCCGGCACATTCTTTGGATCAAAAA ttcTGTATATCCTGCTAATCACACTACATGTAGTTTGGTTTGGTGTTGGTGTGGCAAAGCTTGTCATCG GTCCAATGTACATTAACGACTGCGATCTTGAAAAGATGATTCCAATCTGGGTAATTGTGGATGCTTTTACGCCCATTCTTCTTGTTGTTGGGTTTATACCTTTTTATAAAGACAGCAACAGTGATGCCATGAAAAAGTTCGGAGCTGCTTGCCTGGTGATTGGAACTATTTTTTCTATAGGATGGACAATTTGTG GTGCCGTCGTTATTTACCCAAACTGGAATGATGGTGGAGATTGTGACACAAGGGTTGCCACATTTGCCTTCGCTTCAATGTGCATTAATTGGTCTATCATCGGCATGTGGAGCCAGCTGGTCGGCCGGTTGCTCTTCTACACTTTTAGCAGAAGTGGACGAAAG